A genomic stretch from Edaphobacter aggregans includes:
- a CDS encoding Bax inhibitor-1 family protein, whose product MAMNDYNMNAFPTTIDAPREETASLLAKVLGITSLGFLITAIGVATAPPWGTLPGLIIVFGLVFGISFTRKASPTLALGLFLALTYFMGWQIGPLIQHYIRNFGPGIVFNAAATTAAGMGVMGCIAYLFNINYRRIAGIGFAALLLLIIAGIASMFFRFLSPDMFSWLTLGIFSLLTIGDFARIRAGGDGRSAVSLALSIYLDAINIFLAVLQLMGGRRSRS is encoded by the coding sequence ATGGCCATGAACGACTACAACATGAACGCCTTCCCCACCACCATCGACGCCCCCCGCGAGGAGACCGCCTCCCTGCTCGCCAAGGTTCTCGGCATCACCTCGCTCGGCTTTCTCATCACCGCCATCGGCGTTGCCACCGCACCACCATGGGGAACCCTGCCCGGCCTCATCATCGTCTTTGGACTCGTCTTTGGCATCAGCTTCACCCGCAAAGCCAGCCCTACCCTCGCGCTCGGACTCTTCCTCGCCCTCACCTACTTCATGGGTTGGCAGATCGGCCCCCTCATCCAGCACTACATCCGAAACTTCGGCCCGGGCATCGTCTTCAACGCCGCCGCCACCACCGCCGCCGGCATGGGCGTCATGGGATGCATCGCCTATCTCTTCAACATCAACTACCGCCGCATCGCCGGCATCGGATTCGCCGCGTTACTCTTGCTCATCATCGCTGGTATTGCCAGCATGTTCTTCCGCTTCCTCAGCCCGGACATGTTCTCCTGGCTCACCCTCGGCATCTTCTCCCTGCTCACCATAGGCGACTTCGCCCGCATCCGCGCCGGTGGAGACGGACGCTCCGCCGTCTCGCTCGCCCTCTCCATCTATCTCGACGCCATCAACATCTTCCTAGCCGTCCTCCAACTCATGGGCGGCCGCCGCAGCCGAAGCTAA
- a CDS encoding TylF/MycF/NovP-related O-methyltransferase gives MATIHNSDFMTDPRFQSAYAAGMSTGSWAGCDPQWGAYIACWAAESVLRLDGDFVECGVNRGGLARTILGFVDLPSSGKKFYLFDTFEGLVQRYLTPEEEKNGITAGGFEPCYDEVVRTFSQFGNTVVLVKGAVPDTLAASAPEKVAYLSIDMNCVNPEIAAAEFFWPRMVRGAIMLLDDYGWARHAAQKQGFDRFAQERGVLILSLPTGQGLIMKL, from the coding sequence ATGGCGACGATTCATAACAGCGATTTCATGACTGACCCGAGATTTCAAAGCGCCTATGCTGCAGGAATGAGTACGGGTTCGTGGGCTGGTTGCGACCCACAATGGGGAGCCTACATTGCCTGCTGGGCTGCGGAGTCAGTGCTACGACTCGATGGCGACTTTGTAGAGTGTGGGGTGAACCGCGGTGGACTGGCGCGAACGATCCTGGGGTTCGTGGATCTGCCATCCTCAGGGAAGAAATTCTACCTCTTCGATACCTTCGAAGGGTTGGTGCAACGTTATCTAACTCCCGAGGAAGAGAAGAATGGCATTACGGCTGGCGGGTTTGAGCCCTGTTATGACGAGGTGGTTCGGACGTTTTCGCAGTTTGGCAACACCGTGGTTTTGGTGAAAGGCGCTGTGCCGGATACGCTGGCAGCATCTGCTCCTGAAAAAGTTGCGTACCTCTCGATCGACATGAACTGTGTTAATCCAGAGATCGCGGCCGCGGAGTTCTTCTGGCCGAGAATGGTGCGCGGAGCCATCATGCTTCTGGATGATTACGGGTGGGCCAGACATGCGGCTCAGAAGCAAGGGTTCGATCGCTTTGCGCAGGAGCGTGGCGTTCTTATTTTGAGCCTGCCTACTGGTCAGGGTTTGATTATGAAACTCTAG
- a CDS encoding NAD-dependent epimerase/dehydratase family protein: MKILLAGASGAIGQALIPLLIEQQHEVVGAFRNPAHADRVKSLGATPLILDALNAQAVSKAFAEIKPQAVINQLTAIPPRIDLRHFDRDFALTNQLRTEGTRNLTTAAANAGVEKFIAQSFAGWPYAPKGITLKTEEDALDPAPPPQLKPTLDALETLEHTVLRESKFTGIILRYGPLYGPHTSIALGGNGVPEGTTIEDIRNHKISLIGQGTGVWSFLHIHDAATATVAALTQAQRGIYNIVDDDPALVSDWLPYLAECIGAKPPMHVPNAIARIVVGEHGIALMNDIRGVSNEKAKRELNWTPKWTSWRQGFREALS; the protein is encoded by the coding sequence ATGAAGATCCTCCTCGCAGGCGCATCCGGAGCCATCGGCCAAGCCCTCATCCCCCTCCTCATCGAACAGCAACACGAGGTCGTCGGCGCCTTCCGCAACCCAGCCCACGCCGATCGCGTAAAAAGCCTCGGCGCCACCCCACTGATCCTCGACGCCCTCAACGCTCAGGCCGTCAGTAAAGCCTTCGCCGAAATCAAGCCGCAAGCCGTCATCAACCAGCTCACCGCCATCCCCCCACGCATCGACCTCCGCCACTTCGACCGCGACTTCGCCCTCACCAACCAACTCCGCACCGAAGGCACTCGCAACCTCACCACCGCCGCCGCCAACGCAGGCGTAGAAAAATTCATAGCCCAGAGCTTCGCCGGCTGGCCCTACGCTCCCAAAGGAATCACCCTCAAGACCGAAGAAGACGCTCTCGACCCCGCTCCGCCGCCCCAGCTAAAGCCCACCCTCGACGCCCTCGAAACACTCGAGCACACCGTCCTCCGCGAATCCAAATTCACCGGCATCATCCTCCGTTACGGCCCACTCTACGGCCCGCACACCTCCATTGCCCTCGGCGGCAACGGAGTCCCCGAAGGCACCACGATCGAAGACATCCGCAACCACAAGATCTCCTTAATCGGCCAGGGCACCGGAGTCTGGTCCTTCCTCCACATCCACGACGCCGCGACCGCCACTGTAGCTGCCCTCACCCAAGCCCAGCGAGGCATTTACAACATCGTCGACGACGACCCCGCCCTCGTCTCCGACTGGCTACCCTACCTGGCCGAGTGCATCGGCGCTAAGCCCCCCATGCACGTCCCCAACGCCATCGCCCGCATCGTTGTTGGCGAACACGGCATCGCTCTCATGAACGATATCCGCGGAGTCTCCAACGAAAAAGCCAAACGCGAGCTCAACTGGACCCCCAAATGGACCAGTTGGAGACAAGGCTTCCGCGAAGCCCTAAGTTAG
- a CDS encoding DUF1810 domain-containing protein, producing the protein MSDRFELERFVESQVGVYEQACAELRAGRKRSHWMWFVFPQIRGLGSSPMAVRYAISGLEEARAYLGHAVLGPRLRECVGIVCGVEGRSVEEIFGYPDDLKFHSSVTLFAKAAEGSEGNGVFGAALEKYFGGAMDRGTLERI; encoded by the coding sequence ATGAGTGACCGGTTTGAACTAGAGCGGTTTGTGGAGTCGCAGGTGGGGGTGTATGAGCAGGCTTGCGCGGAGTTGCGGGCGGGAAGAAAGCGGAGTCATTGGATGTGGTTCGTGTTTCCGCAGATTCGGGGGCTGGGGAGTAGTCCTATGGCGGTGAGATATGCGATCTCGGGGTTGGAGGAGGCTCGGGCTTATCTGGGACATGCGGTTTTGGGGCCTAGGCTGAGAGAGTGTGTGGGGATTGTGTGCGGCGTGGAGGGGCGGTCCGTTGAGGAGATCTTTGGATATCCAGATGATTTGAAGTTTCACTCGAGCGTGACTCTGTTTGCTAAGGCTGCAGAGGGCTCTGAGGGGAATGGGGTGTTTGGGGCGGCGCTGGAGAAGTATTTTGGCGGGGCGATGGATCGTGGGACTTTGGAGCGAATCTAG
- a CDS encoding DinB family protein, which yields MMRLVRVACVALAVSGVAFGQAPVASVATGPAAEAQRSYAGLKDNILKSADRMPAESYSFKPTPEVRTFARVVNHVTEAQLRTCGAANHTAPSAQVKVPAETADKAAIVEALTASFDECDKAFAALTDTNLTEMFDLGQAKRSRVGLMWGTVSHDNEQYATLALYLRLKGLVPPSSEK from the coding sequence ATGATGCGACTTGTACGGGTGGCATGTGTGGCGTTGGCGGTTTCGGGTGTGGCGTTTGGGCAGGCTCCGGTGGCGAGCGTGGCTACCGGGCCGGCAGCTGAGGCGCAGCGGAGCTATGCGGGGTTGAAGGACAACATCCTAAAGTCGGCGGATCGTATGCCAGCGGAGAGTTACTCGTTCAAGCCGACGCCTGAGGTGCGGACGTTTGCGCGGGTCGTCAACCATGTCACCGAGGCGCAGCTGCGTACTTGCGGGGCAGCGAATCATACGGCTCCGAGTGCACAGGTGAAGGTTCCGGCGGAGACTGCGGACAAGGCTGCTATTGTCGAGGCGTTGACGGCTTCGTTTGATGAGTGCGATAAGGCCTTTGCCGCGCTGACCGATACCAATCTGACAGAGATGTTCGATCTGGGGCAGGCGAAGCGGTCGCGTGTGGGGCTGATGTGGGGAACCGTGTCGCATGACAATGAGCAGTATGCGACGCTGGCGTTGTATCTGCGGTTGAAGGGATTGGTCCCGCCAAGCAGTGAGAAGTAG
- a CDS encoding heme-binding domain-containing protein has translation MVCVVVFAAIQLIHPKLDNPPVTAELKAPPEVKRILKTSCYNCHSNETHLFWFDRVAPAYWIAASDVKEARKHLNFSEIEKLPAAQQSAILYEAISQIQLGGMPLKSYTLLHPEANVSPDDLAILKNYLHPTETSTPNPAAGTAADDQYEKWIHASAPTTNVQPTLNGIAYISGYQDWKIISTTDRFDNHTMRVIFGNDVAIKAIAENNIHPWPDGTIFAKGAWAQQVDENGDTKTGQFIQVEFMIKDHQKYASTEGWGFARWRGTDLKPYGKDAAFTSECTGCHKPVRENDYVYSFPLTGQQ, from the coding sequence ATGGTTTGCGTCGTAGTCTTCGCGGCCATCCAGTTGATCCACCCAAAACTCGACAACCCACCGGTAACCGCCGAACTCAAGGCCCCTCCCGAGGTCAAGCGGATCCTCAAGACCTCCTGCTACAACTGCCACTCCAACGAGACCCACCTCTTCTGGTTCGACCGCGTAGCCCCCGCCTACTGGATCGCAGCCAGCGACGTAAAAGAAGCCAGAAAGCACCTGAACTTTTCTGAGATAGAAAAATTACCAGCCGCACAACAAAGCGCCATCCTCTACGAAGCAATCAGCCAGATCCAACTCGGCGGAATGCCTCTCAAGAGCTACACACTCCTTCACCCCGAAGCAAACGTCTCGCCCGATGACCTCGCCATCCTAAAGAACTACCTGCATCCCACTGAAACCAGCACTCCCAACCCAGCAGCCGGGACAGCCGCAGACGACCAGTACGAAAAGTGGATCCACGCCAGCGCTCCGACAACCAATGTCCAACCGACCTTGAACGGAATCGCCTACATCTCCGGCTATCAGGACTGGAAGATCATCAGCACCACCGATCGTTTCGACAACCACACCATGCGTGTCATCTTCGGCAACGATGTAGCGATCAAAGCCATCGCCGAAAACAACATCCATCCCTGGCCCGACGGAACCATCTTCGCCAAAGGAGCCTGGGCCCAGCAGGTCGACGAAAACGGCGACACTAAAACCGGCCAATTCATCCAGGTCGAGTTCATGATCAAGGACCACCAGAAGTATGCATCCACCGAAGGATGGGGATTCGCAAGGTGGCGTGGCACTGACCTGAAGCCGTACGGCAAGGACGCCGCCTTCACCTCCGAGTGCACCGGTTGCCACAAACCCGTCCGCGAAAACGACTACGTCTACTCCTTCCCACTTACAGGACAACAGTGA
- a CDS encoding cytochrome P460 family protein, whose protein sequence is MKTTFIVVGLAILPFAGCTSKPATPSVNQQAALNGTLPYNPFQWKIITSSLNRRDSTMSTLYGNDIAVKYARSNPDHNYPTGAVLSLVTWAQRDDPHWFGAKIPASVKSVEFLTVAASPNQPAYTYENYQGSPLRKINLSDTSAVNARVDHLLSRRAAVMP, encoded by the coding sequence ATGAAAACCACCTTCATCGTTGTAGGACTTGCAATCCTCCCCTTCGCAGGCTGCACTAGCAAGCCAGCCACTCCATCCGTCAATCAACAGGCTGCTCTCAATGGAACCCTCCCCTACAATCCGTTCCAATGGAAGATCATCACTTCGTCGCTCAATCGCCGCGACTCCACCATGTCCACGCTGTACGGCAACGACATCGCCGTGAAGTACGCACGATCCAACCCTGACCACAACTACCCCACCGGAGCGGTCCTCTCCCTCGTAACCTGGGCGCAGCGCGACGATCCGCATTGGTTCGGAGCGAAGATCCCCGCATCAGTAAAATCCGTCGAGTTCCTCACCGTCGCCGCCTCTCCAAACCAACCGGCATACACGTACGAGAACTACCAGGGCTCACCTCTTAGAAAGATCAACCTGTCAGACACCAGCGCCGTCAACGCACGCGTCGATCATCTTCTCTCGCGGAGGGCTGCCGTCATGCCTTAG
- a CDS encoding EamA family transporter — protein sequence MANTAVTVGAPSSSTRSFDLRVVMAFLAIYVLWGTTFLAIRIAVHEVPPLFAAGVRFFTAGVLLYVFTRLRGTIGPTRLEWKNLAVIGFVMFVAEYGPLFWAEKYLTSGLTSILAATVPLITIALEMLVFHMQPFRWGVMGATLLGFFGVGVLVLPNNGGNVALVPCLAVLLGSMGWALGSVLQRRMKMPASRPLTSGGAMMLGGAGLLMLSGMFGELHPFPHVSLRAALALGYLITCGSLLAFTAFVWLLGRMPASKISSHAYVNPVVAVALGYFVAKEQLTGRTLVGAAIVLVSVFLILRTNRPAKA from the coding sequence ATGGCGAATACAGCGGTTACCGTAGGCGCTCCTTCTTCGAGTACTAGATCGTTCGACCTTCGGGTCGTCATGGCATTCCTTGCGATCTATGTGCTCTGGGGAACGACCTTTCTGGCGATACGAATCGCAGTGCATGAGGTCCCACCGCTGTTTGCTGCGGGTGTGCGTTTCTTCACTGCAGGAGTCCTGCTGTACGTCTTCACGCGGCTGCGAGGCACGATTGGGCCGACGCGGCTCGAGTGGAAGAATCTTGCCGTCATCGGGTTTGTGATGTTCGTGGCGGAGTATGGACCGCTGTTCTGGGCAGAAAAGTATCTGACGTCGGGTCTGACATCGATTCTTGCGGCCACGGTTCCGCTGATTACGATAGCTCTGGAGATGCTTGTCTTCCATATGCAGCCGTTTCGCTGGGGCGTAATGGGTGCGACGTTGCTGGGCTTCTTCGGCGTGGGCGTGCTGGTTCTTCCGAACAACGGTGGCAATGTTGCGCTGGTGCCGTGCCTAGCTGTCTTGTTGGGCTCGATGGGATGGGCGCTAGGTTCGGTGCTGCAGCGGCGGATGAAGATGCCGGCGTCGCGGCCGCTGACCTCGGGAGGGGCGATGATGCTGGGGGGCGCCGGATTGCTGATGCTGTCTGGGATGTTCGGCGAGCTGCATCCGTTTCCACATGTCTCGCTGCGCGCTGCGCTGGCACTGGGCTATCTGATTACGTGCGGATCGCTGCTGGCGTTTACCGCGTTTGTCTGGCTGCTGGGAAGGATGCCGGCGTCGAAGATCTCAAGCCATGCATATGTGAATCCGGTGGTGGCCGTTGCGCTGGGGTACTTCGTTGCGAAGGAGCAACTGACCGGACGAACGCTGGTGGGTGCGGCAATTGTTCTGGTGAGCGTGTTCCTTATTCTGCGCACAAATAGACCGGCTAAGGCATGA
- a CDS encoding ABATE domain-containing protein — MTKPFQLVAGHPVLDLINTLDWRFRETGPEELLNTYDDLLQFSEQSMLLTARQTQRLRKVSPSAADKTLQSTKDLREATSQILYAIMDARTPPIDAIKKLDQHIQKAQANRTLRWSQSRFELSWPNTEADAQLPLWLLAQSAADLLTAEIMQRLRSCDNRECRWLFLDTSKNHTRRWCDMKLCGNRMKARRFKAQHSA; from the coding sequence GTGACGAAACCTTTTCAACTCGTCGCCGGCCATCCCGTCCTCGATCTCATCAATACGCTCGACTGGCGCTTCCGCGAGACCGGCCCCGAAGAACTCCTCAACACCTACGACGACCTGCTGCAGTTCTCAGAGCAATCCATGCTGCTGACTGCCCGTCAGACCCAGCGTCTACGCAAGGTATCTCCTTCAGCCGCTGACAAAACCCTGCAATCGACAAAAGACCTTCGTGAAGCCACTTCGCAGATCCTCTACGCCATCATGGATGCTCGAACCCCACCGATAGACGCGATAAAAAAACTCGATCAACATATCCAGAAGGCACAGGCAAATCGCACTCTCCGATGGAGTCAATCCCGCTTCGAGCTAAGCTGGCCCAATACGGAAGCCGACGCCCAACTTCCCCTCTGGCTCCTCGCGCAATCCGCAGCCGATCTCCTCACGGCAGAGATCATGCAGCGCCTGCGCTCCTGCGACAACCGGGAGTGCCGCTGGCTCTTTCTCGACACCAGCAAAAACCACACCCGCCGCTGGTGCGACATGAAGCTCTGCGGCAACCGCATGAAAGCCCGTCGCTTCAAAGCCCAACACAGCGCATAA
- the ychF gene encoding redox-regulated ATPase YchF, which yields MPLNCGIVGLPNVGKSTIFNALTSAKAQAANYPFCTIDPNTGTVTVPDVRLDKITEFVKPNRTVPTTMEFIDIAGLVEGASKGEGLGNQFLGHIRSTDAICHVVRCFDDPEVVHVAGGVNPLHDIDIINTELLLADLDTVDKRSQRLEKLVRNTQDAKIKAEASAVAKLKETLEAGKPARTADLTDDERLAARDLFLITAKPQLYVANVDESGLTTGNDYTAAVEKRAAEENSQVVRICGALESEIAQLEPAERDEFLKDMGLEEPGLNRLIHSAYRLLDLITYFTAGVQEVRAWTIRRGTKAPGAAGVIHSDFERGFIKADCYSYDDLLKYGSEQAVKEKGLLRSEGKEYIVKDGDILFFKFNV from the coding sequence TTGCCACTGAACTGCGGAATCGTTGGCCTCCCCAACGTCGGAAAATCCACGATCTTCAACGCCCTCACCTCGGCCAAGGCCCAGGCGGCAAACTATCCCTTCTGCACCATCGACCCAAACACCGGCACGGTTACAGTCCCAGACGTCCGTCTCGACAAGATCACCGAGTTCGTCAAGCCCAACCGCACCGTCCCCACTACGATGGAGTTCATCGACATCGCCGGCCTGGTCGAAGGCGCATCCAAAGGCGAAGGCCTCGGCAACCAGTTCTTGGGCCACATCCGCTCAACTGACGCTATCTGCCACGTAGTCCGCTGTTTCGACGACCCCGAAGTCGTCCACGTAGCTGGTGGAGTCAACCCGCTCCACGACATCGACATCATCAACACCGAGCTCCTCCTCGCCGACCTCGACACCGTCGATAAGCGCAGCCAGCGCCTCGAAAAACTCGTCCGCAACACGCAGGACGCGAAGATCAAAGCCGAAGCCTCCGCCGTAGCCAAGCTCAAGGAGACCCTCGAAGCCGGCAAGCCTGCCCGCACCGCCGACCTCACCGACGACGAGCGCCTCGCGGCCCGCGACCTCTTCCTCATCACTGCCAAGCCCCAACTCTACGTCGCCAACGTCGACGAATCCGGCCTCACCACTGGCAACGACTACACCGCCGCCGTCGAAAAGCGCGCCGCCGAAGAGAACTCCCAGGTCGTCCGCATCTGCGGAGCCCTCGAGTCAGAAATCGCCCAGCTCGAACCCGCCGAGCGCGACGAATTCCTCAAGGACATGGGTCTCGAAGAGCCCGGCCTCAATCGCCTCATCCACTCTGCCTACCGACTGCTCGACCTCATCACCTACTTTACCGCCGGTGTGCAGGAGGTCCGCGCCTGGACCATCCGCCGAGGCACCAAAGCCCCCGGAGCCGCCGGTGTCATCCACTCTGACTTCGAGCGTGGCTTCATCAAAGCCGATTGCTACTCCTACGACGACCTTTTGAAGTACGGCAGCGAACAAGCTGTCAAAGAAAAAGGCCTCCTACGCTCCGAAGGCAAGGAATACATCGTCAAGGACGGCGACATCCTCTTCTTCAAATTCAACGTGTAG
- a CDS encoding TetR/AcrR family transcriptional regulator codes for MKQENTTRQRIVEAALYLFWKHGYAATGMAEILDHARAKPGSFYYFFKTKEELLLAVLRLYAATLHPIVMDPVFAQTDDPVERVFAVLGFYRRNLIATGCTYGCPIGRLALEIGEEQVEVHKLLSDNFDGWTAAVESCLRDAGERLPQELDRSALSRFVLTVMEGGVMQARAHRSLAPFDASVAQLRNYFRLLQDEQKRLRAA; via the coding sequence ATGAAACAAGAGAATACAACCCGGCAGCGAATCGTCGAGGCGGCCCTTTATCTGTTTTGGAAGCACGGGTACGCGGCTACTGGGATGGCGGAGATTCTGGACCACGCTCGGGCGAAGCCGGGGAGCTTTTACTACTTCTTTAAGACGAAGGAGGAGCTGCTGCTGGCTGTTCTGCGGCTGTATGCAGCGACGCTGCACCCCATCGTCATGGATCCGGTCTTTGCCCAGACGGATGATCCCGTGGAACGGGTGTTTGCGGTGCTGGGGTTCTATCGGAGGAATTTGATTGCGACTGGATGCACGTATGGGTGTCCGATTGGGCGGCTGGCGCTCGAGATCGGCGAGGAGCAGGTGGAGGTGCATAAGCTGCTGAGCGACAACTTCGATGGGTGGACCGCTGCGGTTGAGAGCTGCCTGAGGGATGCTGGCGAGCGGTTGCCGCAGGAACTGGACCGAAGTGCGCTATCGCGGTTCGTGCTGACGGTAATGGAGGGCGGCGTGATGCAGGCGAGAGCACACAGGAGTCTGGCGCCGTTTGATGCTTCTGTGGCGCAGTTACGGAACTATTTTCGATTGCTACAGGACGAGCAGAAGAGGTTGCGGGCCGCGTAG